The Ornithinimicrobium faecis region AGCGCCCTCGGGCACCGCAAAGTGCACCAGCCGGTTGTCGCGGGCTCGTCCCGACATGCGCTGGGTCTCGGCGTCCTTGCGCCCCTCACCGGGGGCCACCAGCACCTCGACCTCGCGGCCCTCCAGGGTGCGGTTCTCCGCCCAGGAGACCTCCTCCTGGACCTCGAGCAGCCGGTCGAAACGGTCCTGCACAACCGCCTTGGGCACCTGATCGTCCATCTCGGCCGCGGGGGTGCCGGGGCGGATGGAGTATTGGAACGTGAAGGCCGAGGAGAATCGGGAGGCGCGGACCACCTCGAGGGTGTCCTGGAAGTCCTGCTCGGTCTCGCCGGGGAAGCCAATGATCAGGTCGGTGGTGATCGCCGCGTCCGGGATCTGCTCGCGCACGGAGTCGATGATCCGCAGGAACTTGCTGCTGCGATAGGAGCGCCGCATGTCCTTGAGGACCTTGTCCGAGCCAGACTGCAGCGGCATGTGCAGGCTCGGCATGACGTTGGGGGTCTCGGCCATGGCCGTGATGACGTCGTCGGTGAAGGCCGCTGGGTGCGGGCTGGTGAAGCGGACCCGCTCCAGGCCCTCGATCTCACCGCACGCGCGCAGGAGCTTGCCGAAGGCGAGCCGGTCACCGAACTCGACGCCATAGGTGTTGACGTTCTGCCCGAGCAGAGTGATCTCCACGACCCCCTGGGCGACCAGCGCCTCGATCTCGGCGAGAATCTCGCCGGGGCGACGGTCCTTCTCCTTGCCACGCAGGCTGGGCACGATGCAGAACGTGCAGGTGTTGTTGCAGCCCACCGAGATCGACACCCAGGCGGAGTATGCCGAGTCTCGCCTGGTCGGCAGCGTGGAGGGGAAGACCTCGAGAGACTCGAGGATCTCCACCTCGGCCGCCTTGTTGTGCCGGGCACGCTCCAGCAGCGCCGGCAGTGATCCGATGTTGTGGGTGCCGAAGACGACATCAACCCACGGCGCCTTGGACACGATGGTGCTGCGATCCTTCTGCGCCAGGCAGCCCCCGACAGCGATCTGCATGTCCGGGTTCTTCTGCTTGGCCGGGCGCAACATCCCCAGGTTGCCGTAGAGCTTGTTGGCGGCGTTCTCGCGCACCGCGCAGGTGTTGAACACGACGACGTCGGCTGCCTCGGGGCGCTCACCCTCGGGGATGCTGGCCAACTCGACATATCCGGCGGTCTCGAGGAGCCCCGAGAGCCGCTCGGAGTCGTGCACGTTCATCTGGCACCCGTGGGTGCGCACGTCATAGGTCTTCACTGCAGTCTCCATCGCACCCACAAGGGTAACCGGCGGTGGTGACAACTTTGGCAGGCCTCCTCAGCCGCTCGTGCCGCCCCGTCGCCCACGCCGTTGCCTGGCCGTGCGCACGTCATCCGCGACAGGGATCAGACCGGCCGCCAAGAGGATCAGCGCAAACGGAATCACCGCGGGATAACCGATCCACGTGTAGCCGAGTGCCCCGATGACGCCGCCCACCGCAAACAGGGACACCATCGTCACCAGCAGCCCGAGCTTGACCGGGTCGTGCTCCACCGGCGGTGTGTTGGCACGCCTGTTGCGGTAGGCGGCCTTCCCCAACTCGATCCCGATGTCGGTCACCATGCCGGTGACGTGCGTCGTGCGGATGCGGGCGCCGGACACCTTGGTGATCAGGGCATTCTGCAGTCCCATGACGAAGCCCAGGATCGCGATGATCAGCAGTTCCCCGCCCACGGCGTCCAGGCTGTTCGCGAGCAGACCGAAGAGCAGGATCAGCAGCGCCTCAAGGACGAGGACGATGGCGAAGCGGGCGGAGGTGTCCCGTCGCCGCATCCAGTTGAACAGGACCGCCGTGGTCGCGGCCCCGGCAACAAAGGACACCAGCGCGGTGCCGGGCGGGAGGATGAGGCGCCACTCCCCCGCAGCCACGTGATCGGAGACCAGCGCGGTCATGCCGGTCATGTGCGAGGTGTAGATCGCCACCGCCACGAACCCGACCGCGTTGAGGGCGCCGGCAACCACCGCCATGGCGAAGGCCAGGTGCTGGTTGCCGCGTTCGCTGCGGGAGGCGCCGGTCAGCGCCCGCCCGTAGGCGCCGACCGCGGACCTGCGCGGTTTCACCGTGTCGCGGTCGCCAGGAAGACCGAGTAGGCGTGGTCACGCTTGATGATGGTGGTGCAGTCGGTGATGGTCGCCCCGGCGAAGCCCGCCTGCTCCAGTTGCTCGCTCAGTTCACCGCGGTCGATGCCGTGATGACCGTGGAAGTCGCTGTCGTGGAATGACCCGTCCTCGGTGTCCAGGTCTGTGATGCACACGTGTCCTCCGGGCCTCAACAGCGAGGCGAAACCGGCGAGCACAGCTGGCACATCGCGCACGTGGTGCATCACCATCGAGGTGACGATCAGGTCGAACTCTTCCGGAGGTGCCACGTCGTGCTCCAGGTCCAGGTCCCACACCTGGGCATCGCTGAGGACACCCGCCTCGATCTTCTCCTGGATGACCTGTCTCATGCCGGTGGAGTTGTCCGCCAGCACGATCTGCCCGACATGAGCACGCAACTCCTGGGAGACCAGGCCAGTGCCTGCGCCATACTCCAGGAGCCTGGTTGCGGGCTGGAGCTGCACCGCAGCACGCACCGCCGCGGCAACGTCGCGGGCCCGGGACACCTTGTCCGGGTCGCTGTCCCAATCTGCGGCTCTGTCGTCGAAGTTCTCGCTGCCCATGGGCCACAGAGTGCCACGTCCCAGCGGAACACGGTGACGGTGTCACTCCCGGGAGGCGAGGGCTGCGTTGAGGACTACGCTCGGGACAGCGAAAGGAGCGCACCATGAGCGATCAGACCAGCCGCGAGAACCTCGACGGTGAATACGGCACCTACAGTCTCGACGACGAGGACCAGCTGCAGCCCGAGGACACCCTCGACGGATCCGGCGACCCGCTGGACCAGGGCTATCAGACAGCCGACCGGCTCCAGGGCACGACGGCCTGGGGCACCACGGCCGAGGAGCAGCGCACCGACGAGACGATCAATCAGCGCATCGGCCAGGAGGTGCCCGACCCGCACTCTGCCTATGGTGCCCCCGACAACGAGAGCGGCCTGGACCGCGATCCGCGCGATCGGGTGGGTGGTGACGACCCCGACTCGATCCCGGCAGACCAGGACTGGGTCGGCGACTCCGCAGAGGGCGTTGGTCGTCTCGTCGCCCCGGATGAGGGCAATGGCCCAGACCTCGAGAAGGACATGGTCGCCAGCAACACCGCGAACGCCGATGACTCGCCGGAGGGTGCAGCCATGCACTACGTGGACGAGGACGATCTCGAGGACTGACCGCCTGCCCCAGCGTGGCTGCTAGTCGCGCTGGTGCTCGGGCAGGTCCGCGAGGGCCTCGCGGATGACGCCGAAGGCCACATTGCTGTCATAGCCCTTGCGCGCCAGGAAGCCGGCCAGTCGGCGGGTCTGCACCTGCGGGTCGAGCCCGCGCATGGTGCGCAGCCGCTTGTCCACGAGCTCGCGGGCACGGACATGTTGGTCGTCCGAGGCGATGTCCGCCAGGGCGTCCTCGATCAGGTCATCAGACACGCCCTTGCGGCGCAGCTCCTGGCTCAGCGCACGAGGCGCAAGACCCTTGGTCTCCTGCCTGGTGCGCACGAGCATGCGGGCATAGGCCGCGTCGTCGATCAGCCCGACCTCCTCGAGCCGGTCCAGGACCACGTGCGAGACCTCGTCCGCGCAGCCTTTCTGGCGCAGCTTGTCCTCGAGCTGCTTGCGACTGCGCGGAGCCATCGTGAGTTGCCGCAACGCGATCTGTCGCGCGACGTCGTGCGGGTCCGCCTCGGCATCACCACGCACGGACTCCGGCACATCGGTGTCGCTCCCGTCGCGGCGACGCGAGTCGGGCGCTCGGTCGGCCGAGCGGCGCGTGGTCGTGGTGGGGGGCGTGGGATCGACCGAGGGTTCACCAGCCTCGGCTGCGGCCAGGACCTCCCGAGCCCGGGCCAACCGATCGGCCGGCCCGGGCTGGGGCGTGCTGTCGCTCATCTGCGTCAGAAGTTGACCGAGACCTCACCGGTGCGTGGGTCGACCCCATCGGGCACCTGGTCATCGACCCCGCCCACCGCTGCGAGCTCGGCATCCAGAACATCCTCGCCCGCCGGGCGCGGGCCCACCCCGAGCTTGGCCTTGACCTTGCGCTCGATCTCGTCGGCCAGGTCCGGGTTGTCCTTGAGGAACTGCCGGGAGTTCTCCTTGCCCTGACCGAGCTGGTCGCCCTCGTAGGTGTACCAAGCACCGGCCTTGCGCACGAAGCCGTGCTCGACACCCATGTCGATCAGGCCACCTTCACGAGAGATGCCCTGCCCGTAGAGGATGTCGAACAGCGCCTCCTTGAACGGCGGGGACACCTTGTTCTTGACGACCTTGACGCGGGTGCGGTTGCCCACCGCGTCGGTGCCATCCTTGAGTGTCTCGATGCGCCGCACGTCCAGCCGCACTGACGCATAGAACTTCAGCGCCTTGCCACCAGTGGTCGTCTCAGGTGAGCCGAACATCACACCGATTTTTTCACGGAGCTGGTTAATAAATATGGCAGTGGTGCCGGTCTGGCTCATCGCACCGGTGATCTTGCGCAGGGCCTGTGACATCAGTCGGGCCTGCAGACCGACGTGGCTGTCACCCATCTCGCCCTCGATCTCAGCGCGGGGCACCAGCGCCGCGACGGAGTCGATGACGATGATGTCCAGGGCGCCGGAGCGGATCAGCATGTCCGCGATCTCCAGGGCCTGCTCGCCGGTGTCCGGCTGGCTGACCAACAGAGCATCGGTGTCGACGCCGAGTGCCTTGGCATACTCCGGGTCGAGTGCGTGCTCGGCATCGATGAAGGCCGCGATGCCCCCGGCCTTCTGTGCACTGGCCACCGCGTGCAGGGCCACGGTGGTCTTGCCCGAGCTCTCTGGGCCGTAGACCTCGACCACGCGACCGCGTGGGAACCCGCCAACCCCGAGCGCCACGTCGAGTGCGATCGAGCCGGTCGGGATGACGGCGATCGGCGGGCGACTGTCATCACCCAGGCGCATGACCGCGCCCTTGCCATGTGATTTCTCGATCTGCGCCAGGACCGAGTCAAGGGCCTTGGACTTGTCCCCCTGGATCTGCTGGATCGGCGTTGGCCTGCTGTTCGGACGTGCCATGTCCTGCTCCTTCACACTCGTGGATGGGCGCGCCTACCGGCGACCGACTGCGGTGTGCCCGACCCCACCGGGGCGCGTGCTCATCCGTGTCCTGTCAGACGCTAGATGCCACCACCGACACTCCCCCGAGAACAGCATCATGCTGTGGACGGACGAGGTGTCCGGTGGGCACCTGTGCACAACCCTAATCGAAAGTGTGTGCCATTCCGTGCGACACGCGGGTCAGGAGTCCGAGGGTTCCACCGTCTCCAACAGATAGTCCTTGTCGACGTCGCTCCAGTCGAGAAAGATGACTCCCTCGGTCGCGGCCGCCCGGGTGAACTGCAGGAACGAGCGATAGCCCAGCTTCTTTTCCGAGAAGCCGGGCGCCTTGCGACGCAACTGGTCCTTCAGCCCGGACAGCGGCACGCTCTCCTGCCCCGTGGACAGTTCCTCCACGACCGAGCGCAGCAGAGCAAACGCCTCCTCCTTGTCACCGGCCTCGGCGAGAAGGATCTCCGGGTCGCCCTTGGCCGGCCCCTCGGACAGCTCGATGACATTGCGGTCGGCCAGGTGCCGCAGCAGTTCCCCGAAGGCACGAAACCCATAGTCAGCCTCGCTGAACGTCGGGTCCTTGCGCACCAGTGTGCGTTTGAGCACCGATGCCGTGACCTCGCCCGCCTGACTGGTCTGCAACCCACTGAGGGTCTGCGCGACCAGCACCGCCAGGTCCGGTTGCGCGGTTTCCTCACCGTCCTCGTCATCGTGGGTCTGCGCGGTCGCCTCCTCCACGACCGGCTCCGGGGTCGCGCTCTTGGCGCTCTTGCGCGCGCGCCCGGACTTCTTCTCCCCCGACGCCGCGCCAGACCCGGAGCCGGCCGTGTCCTTGGAGGGCAGCGGCTCGACCCCCTCGAGGTTGTCGTAATAGAGGAACTCATCGCAGGCAGGCGGCAGCATCTTGGAGGTCGAGTCGCGCACCCCGAAGCCAATGACCCGCTTGTCCAGCTCGCGCAACTTCAGCACCAAGGGGGTGAAGTCGCTGTCGCCGGTGCAGATCACGAAGGTCGAGATGTAGTCGCGGGCGAAGGCCATCTCGATGGCGTCCACGGCCATCTTGATGTCGGCCGCGTTCTTGCGCGAGGCGCCCATCCGCTGGGTCATCTCGATCAACTCGACCTGGGCTCTCGTGAGCATCCGCCGGTCCTCGTCGAAATAGGACCAGTCGGCATAGGCACGGCGCAGCACCACGCGCCCTCGCTCGGCCAGGGCGTCGGTGATCGGCTTGAGCTCGAAACCTCCCCCGAGGTGGTCCCGAGCGCCGAGCGCGAGGTTCTCATAGTCCAGGAACAGGGCAATCCGCTCTTCAGTAGCCACGCCCCAAACCTAGGCCCTGTCCGCAGCTCCGGCACGCGCGCCACGGCACCCTCGTCGGGTCCGGTCCGCGACAACCCCATGAACGCCCCAACCCTCTCGCCGTAGACTGGCCGGCACTGACGACGGCGTCAGCCCCTCGTCACACCCCCTGCCCCACGGAAGTTCCTATGGCCCTGCTCGTCCAGAAGTTCGGCGGCTCCTCAGTCGCCGACGTCGACGCCATCCGCCGCGTCGCCCAACGTGTCGCCGCCTCGCGCGCTGCCGGCGATGACGTCGCCGTCGTGGTGTCCGCGATGGGTGACACCACCGACGACCTGCTCGACCTGGCCGGCCAGGTCAGTCCCAACGGTCCGCCCGATCGCGAGCTGGACATGCTGCTCACCGCCGGGGAGCGCATCTCGATGGCCCTGCTGGCGATGGCGATCCAGGATCTGGGCACCCCCGCGCGCTCGTTCACCGGGCAGCAGGCGGGCATGCACACCGACAGTTCCCACGGCCGCGCGCGCCTGCTCGACGTGACTCCCTCCCGGGTCGCCGACACCCTCAAGCGCGGCGAGGTCGCCATCGTCGCCGGGTTCCAGGGCGTCTCCGAGGACGAGGACATCACGACCCTGGGTCGGGGCGGCTCCGACACGACCGCGGTCGCCCTCGCAGCCGCGCTCAACGCCGACGTCTGTGAGATCTACACCGATGTCGACGGCCTCTACACCGCCGACCCGCGCATCGTTCCCGCCGCCAGCCGAGTCACCCGCATCACCATCGAGGAGACCCTCGAGATGGCTGCGCACGGCGCCAAGATCCTGCACCTGCGCGCCGTCGAGTACGCCCGCCGGTTCGGCGTCCCTCTGCACGTGCGCTCCAGCTTCTCCGACCAGGAGGGCACCTGGATCCTGGTCGACCGACCACTGACCGGTGCCCTGCACCAGGACGGGACCACGCGTCATACCTCGTCCGCCTCCGAGCCCCACCCCGAGACCCACACCGAGGACCCCATGGAAGACCCCCTGATCTCCGGCATCGCCCACGACAAGTCCCTGGCCAAGATCACGGTCGTGGGCGTGCCCGACCGGCCGGGCGCGGCGGCGAAGGTCATCGGCGCGGTCTC contains the following coding sequences:
- the miaB gene encoding tRNA (N6-isopentenyl adenosine(37)-C2)-methylthiotransferase MiaB, which codes for METAVKTYDVRTHGCQMNVHDSERLSGLLETAGYVELASIPEGERPEAADVVVFNTCAVRENAANKLYGNLGMLRPAKQKNPDMQIAVGGCLAQKDRSTIVSKAPWVDVVFGTHNIGSLPALLERARHNKAAEVEILESLEVFPSTLPTRRDSAYSAWVSISVGCNNTCTFCIVPSLRGKEKDRRPGEILAEIEALVAQGVVEITLLGQNVNTYGVEFGDRLAFGKLLRACGEIEGLERVRFTSPHPAAFTDDVITAMAETPNVMPSLHMPLQSGSDKVLKDMRRSYRSSKFLRIIDSVREQIPDAAITTDLIIGFPGETEQDFQDTLEVVRASRFSSAFTFQYSIRPGTPAAEMDDQVPKAVVQDRFDRLLEVQEEVSWAENRTLEGREVEVLVAPGEGRKDAETQRMSGRARDNRLVHFAVPEGAEVPRPGDMVTVAVTYGAPHHLVADSGVQDGPYAVRRTRGGDAWEALQDNPGSGRPAVSLGLPGIGKPPTPQIAAAPCAVE
- a CDS encoding YoaK family protein; the protein is MKPRRSAVGAYGRALTGASRSERGNQHLAFAMAVVAGALNAVGFVAVAIYTSHMTGMTALVSDHVAAGEWRLILPPGTALVSFVAGAATTAVLFNWMRRRDTSARFAIVLVLEALLILLFGLLANSLDAVGGELLIIAILGFVMGLQNALITKVSGARIRTTHVTGMVTDIGIELGKAAYRNRRANTPPVEHDPVKLGLLVTMVSLFAVGGVIGALGYTWIGYPAVIPFALILLAAGLIPVADDVRTARQRRGRRGGTSG
- a CDS encoding class I SAM-dependent methyltransferase, giving the protein MGSENFDDRAADWDSDPDKVSRARDVAAAVRAAVQLQPATRLLEYGAGTGLVSQELRAHVGQIVLADNSTGMRQVIQEKIEAGVLSDAQVWDLDLEHDVAPPEEFDLIVTSMVMHHVRDVPAVLAGFASLLRPGGHVCITDLDTEDGSFHDSDFHGHHGIDRGELSEQLEQAGFAGATITDCTTIIKRDHAYSVFLATATR
- a CDS encoding DUF5709 domain-containing protein, whose product is MSDQTSRENLDGEYGTYSLDDEDQLQPEDTLDGSGDPLDQGYQTADRLQGTTAWGTTAEEQRTDETINQRIGQEVPDPHSAYGAPDNESGLDRDPRDRVGGDDPDSIPADQDWVGDSAEGVGRLVAPDEGNGPDLEKDMVASNTANADDSPEGAAMHYVDEDDLED
- a CDS encoding regulatory protein RecX; translated protein: MSDSTPQPGPADRLARAREVLAAAEAGEPSVDPTPPTTTTRRSADRAPDSRRRDGSDTDVPESVRGDAEADPHDVARQIALRQLTMAPRSRKQLEDKLRQKGCADEVSHVVLDRLEEVGLIDDAAYARMLVRTRQETKGLAPRALSQELRRKGVSDDLIEDALADIASDDQHVRARELVDKRLRTMRGLDPQVQTRRLAGFLARKGYDSNVAFGVIREALADLPEHQRD
- the recA gene encoding recombinase RecA, translating into MARPNSRPTPIQQIQGDKSKALDSVLAQIEKSHGKGAVMRLGDDSRPPIAVIPTGSIALDVALGVGGFPRGRVVEVYGPESSGKTTVALHAVASAQKAGGIAAFIDAEHALDPEYAKALGVDTDALLVSQPDTGEQALEIADMLIRSGALDIIVIDSVAALVPRAEIEGEMGDSHVGLQARLMSQALRKITGAMSQTGTTAIFINQLREKIGVMFGSPETTTGGKALKFYASVRLDVRRIETLKDGTDAVGNRTRVKVVKNKVSPPFKEALFDILYGQGISREGGLIDMGVEHGFVRKAGAWYTYEGDQLGQGKENSRQFLKDNPDLADEIERKVKAKLGVGPRPAGEDVLDAELAAVGGVDDQVPDGVDPRTGEVSVNF
- a CDS encoding PIN domain-containing protein is translated as MATEERIALFLDYENLALGARDHLGGGFELKPITDALAERGRVVLRRAYADWSYFDEDRRMLTRAQVELIEMTQRMGASRKNAADIKMAVDAIEMAFARDYISTFVICTGDSDFTPLVLKLRELDKRVIGFGVRDSTSKMLPPACDEFLYYDNLEGVEPLPSKDTAGSGSGAASGEKKSGRARKSAKSATPEPVVEEATAQTHDDEDGEETAQPDLAVLVAQTLSGLQTSQAGEVTASVLKRTLVRKDPTFSEADYGFRAFGELLRHLADRNVIELSEGPAKGDPEILLAEAGDKEEAFALLRSVVEELSTGQESVPLSGLKDQLRRKAPGFSEKKLGYRSFLQFTRAAATEGVIFLDWSDVDKDYLLETVEPSDS
- a CDS encoding aspartate kinase is translated as MALLVQKFGGSSVADVDAIRRVAQRVAASRAAGDDVAVVVSAMGDTTDDLLDLAGQVSPNGPPDRELDMLLTAGERISMALLAMAIQDLGTPARSFTGQQAGMHTDSSHGRARLLDVTPSRVADTLKRGEVAIVAGFQGVSEDEDITTLGRGGSDTTAVALAAALNADVCEIYTDVDGLYTADPRIVPAASRVTRITIEETLEMAAHGAKILHLRAVEYARRFGVPLHVRSSFSDQEGTWILVDRPLTGALHQDGTTRHTSSASEPHPETHTEDPMEDPLISGIAHDKSLAKITVVGVPDRPGAAAKVIGAVSTGGVSIDMIVQNVSTSPHGLSDISFTLPEADGAIAVAAVRDLQQELGVEDVLYTSHVGKLSLIGAGLRSNPAVAQRMFIALADAGINIEMISTSEIRISVITDQDVLEDAVRAVHSAFRLDSEADAVVYGGTGR